The Miscanthus floridulus cultivar M001 chromosome 17, ASM1932011v1, whole genome shotgun sequence genome has a window encoding:
- the LOC136514819 gene encoding transcription repressor OFP13-like, whose amino-acid sequence MVRGLPFSSLFYTTNSAQDTPPPSPPTAAPPAWMWPSCKNPRTTTQYFRTPSATAKTITSLFLDSGESSFANSSARTTHHADDCASESQSTESEASAAADDIADAIVRGLRSDDRLLFEPHGPSSSILERKPPARPALRSRAAASAKAEAAAAATSSSFGDSVAVAFDSTDPYHDFRAAMEEMVAAHGMGDWEWLERMLAWYLGANGRHTHPAIVTAFVDLVVTMAAASASACACACSSSGVSSFTFASSSEPAESSSAGGHFSFGLR is encoded by the coding sequence ATGGTGAGGGGGCTACCCTTCAGCTCCCTCTTCTACACCACTAACTCAGCCCAGGACACCCCGCCACCGTCACCGCCGACAGCCGCTCCACCGGCATGGATGTGGCCCTCTTGCAAGAACCCAAGGACGACGACCCAGTACTTTCGGACCCCATCCGCCACCGCCAAGACCATCACATCCCTCTTCCTGGACTCCGGGGAGTcgtccttcgccaactcctccGCGCGGACGACGCACCACGCCGACGACTGCGCGTCCGAGAGCCAGTCCACCGAGTCGGAGGCTTCTGCGGCGGCCGACGACATCGCGGACGCCATCGTCCGGGGACTCCGCTCCGACGACCGCCTCCTCTTCGAGCCTCACGGGCCCTCCAGCTCCATCCTCGAGAGGAAGCCTCCGGCGCGTCCTGCCCTGCGTTCGCGAGCCGCCGCCTCCGCcaaggccgaggcggccgcggcggcgacgtCCTCGTCCTTCGGCGACAGCGTGGCGGTGGCGTTCGACTCCACCGACCCGTACCACGACTTCCGGGCTGccatggaggagatggtggccgcGCACGGCATGGGCGACTGGGAGTGGCTCGAGAGGATGCTGGCATGGTACCTCGGCGCCAATGGCAGGCACACCCACCCCGCCATCGTCACCGCGTTTGTCGACCTCGTCGTCACCATGGCCgcggcctccgcctccgcctgcgcctgcgcctgcaGCTCCTCCGGCGTCTCTTCTTTCACATTCGCCAGCAGTAGCGAGCCGGCCGAGAGCAGCAGCGCCGGCGGCCATTTCTCCTTCGGTCTAAGGTAA